From Euwallacea similis isolate ESF13 chromosome 11, ESF131.1, whole genome shotgun sequence, the proteins below share one genomic window:
- the Gip gene encoding putative hydroxypyruvate isomerase — MYVNICLLAFTIRLGFATNYTRLDLTAMPKFCANLSFLFKEKPFLERYGAAKKAGFHCVESGFPFGFTKEQVVDAKNSAGIEQLLINSLTGDVTKGELGFAAIPGKEMEFLNSIKTTINYAKALGARKIHIMSGKITEGEVTEAHDKSYISNLRNASCLLQQANILGVIEPINKYSIPRYYMNSYEKAIEVIKTINSPNIRLQLDIFHLQLIKGDISHTIDEVKPFVGHVQVAQAPNRGEPDSAGEINYKYVFEAIQNSGYSDWIGLEYNPINDTVNGLKWINDFGFSS; from the exons atgtacgTCAATATTTGCTTACTGGCCTTCACAATTAG GTTAGGTTTTGCTACTAACTATACACGTTTGGACCTAACAGCAATGCCCAAATTCTGTGCAAATTTGTCCTTCCTCTTCAaggaaaaaccttttttagAACGGTATGGTGCAGCTAAGAAAGCAGGGTTCCATTGTGTCGAGAGCGGGTTTCCTTTTGGTTTTACCAAAGAACAAGTGGTTGATGCCAAAAATTCTGCAGGAATCGAGCAGTTACTTATCAATTCTTTAACAGGAGACGTAACTAAGGGGGAACTGGGTTTTGCTGCTATTCCAGGAAAAGAAATGGAATTTCTCAACAGTATTAAAACTACTATTAATTATGCCAAAGCTTTGGGTGCTCGGAAAATTCACATTATGTCTGGAAAAATCACTGAAGGTGAAGTTACTGAAGCTCATGACAAAAGTTATATCAGCAACCTGAGAAATGCTTCATGTTTGCTACAACAGGCAAACATTCTGGGAGTAATTGAACCAATAAACAAGTACTCTATCCCGAGGTACTACATGAACTCTTATGAGAAAGCCATTGAAGTTATCAAGACAATTAACAGCCCAAATATAAGGCTACAAttggatatttttcacttacaACTGATTAAAGGAGACATTTCCCATACAATTGATGAAGTAAAACCATTTGTTGGGCATGTGCAAGTGGCCCAAGCACCTAATCGAGGGGAACCAGACAGTGCAGGTGAAATTAACTACAAGTATGTGTTTGAAGCCATTCAGAATAGTGGTTATAGTGATTGGATAGGTTTGGAGTATAATCCTATAAATGATACTGTAAATGGACTTAAATGGATCAATGATTTTGGTTTTTCCTCGTGA